The following proteins come from a genomic window of Zonotrichia albicollis isolate bZonAlb1 chromosome 12, bZonAlb1.hap1, whole genome shotgun sequence:
- the SLMAP gene encoding sarcolemmal membrane-associated protein isoform X41 → MDDQDLNEPIVKVALLKDELQGAQSETEAKQEIQQLHKELIEAQELARTSKQKCFELQALLEEERKAYRVQVEESNKQINALQAQLRRLQEEIENLRKEKENEISATRNELVSAQNEILSLQKVAEKAASERDTDISALQAELQTVRAELDRWRNDASDYEKEIVSLQSRFQLKCQQCEEQQREEASRLKDELDNLKAEWIALEAECVKLRKENSSLTSELQRQEKELSSSQKQSLALTSDISVLEMSRKELENQMGSLREKHQRDAASLKTQLSEAESQAKDFQKEYERTQTVLSELKAKYEVAEQQNQSLTEELKQCKENLKLLQEKGNNRQWPWMPVMAALVAVTAVVLYPGLTRASP, encoded by the exons ATGAATTGCAGGGTGCACAATCAGAAACTGAGGCTAAGcaagaaattcagcaactgcaCAAGGAGCTGATTGAAGCCCAAGAGCTAGCTAGGACAAGTAAACAAAAATGCTTTGAACTTCAAG CTCTCttggaagaagagagaaaagcatATCGAGTGCAAGTTGAAGAATCCAACAAGCAAATAAATGCTCTGCAAG CTCAGTTGCGAAGGTTACAAGAAGAAATTGAGAATCTTCGCAAGGAGAAGGAGAATGAAATCTCAGCCACTCGAAATGAACTAGTCAGTGCTCAAAATGAGATTCTGTCACTTCAAAAAGTAGCAGAAAAAGCAGCCTCAGAACGAGACACAGATATTTCTGCCTTGCAAGCTGAGCTGCAGACGGTGCGAGCGGAGCTTGACCGCTGGAGGAACGATGCCTCGGACTATGAGAAAGAAATTGTCAGTCTGCAATCCCGATTCCAGCTCAAGTGCCAGcagtgtgaggagcagcagagggaggAGGCCTCTCGCCTGAAAG ATGAACTTGACAATTTGAAGGCAGAGTGGATTGCTCTGGAAGCTGAATGTGTTAAACTGAGGAAGGAAAATAGTTCACTTACATCTGAACTTCAGCGACAAGAGAAGGAGCTTTCTAG ctcTCAGAAACAGAGTTTAGCACTAACCAGCGATATAAGTGTTCTTGAAATGTCTCGGAAGGAACTTGAAAATCAGATGGGATCATTGAGAGAAAAACATCAACGGGATGCAGCCAGTCTGAAAACTCAACTCAGTGAAGCTGAAAGTCAAGCAAAAGATTTTCAGAAAGAG TATGAAAGAACACAGACTGTGCTCTCAGAGCTGAAGGCCAAGTATGAGGTGGCTGAACAACAAAACCAGTCACTCACGGAGGAGCTCAAACAATGTAAAGAAAACCTGAAGCTGCtacaagaaaaaggaaacaat AGACAATGGCCTTGGATGCCTGTGATGGCAGCTTTGGTTGCTGTAACAGCCGTGGTGCTGTACCCAGGCCTAACCAGAGCTTCTCCATGA